In Plasmodium falciparum 3D7 genome assembly, chromosome: 5, the following proteins share a genomic window:
- a CDS encoding CDC73 domain-containing protein, putative, with translation MENKIMLNIKVLMKKFLTEEKEYIKFMNKEKNDIIVFEKENLYIYTNVLCGIESRKKEKYNVGDIYLFLCLAKSNYTFSYINSIGYKYISILERNKIIKTIEENQEDTDEIKINCYIYDQEKNINLNKYINTHNDYLINIDLFDKLDDVEMESDILFTQKNYNNDIYDKFNQDKQNNDEYISNINDKIIEKKNINEDTHNYTDENLISFDYTKKLFDINKINESFIIHMKNDDIFFCTSLYNKYKMRKSSKKKINKLKKRKYNFIQDDVCSTIYDEMVYFNNNEINTIIEGNNNVNNNFDFIKVEHNMERIMNKTNYDLYNDNQKNNMDDHTYNNDLYYYNDNNVSDENEKKLKTYNLVKHYYENNVFKNIFFQNMNLYSLIKNIYLTNISNEEYIDKSTHFIIQNFYNNFIYYIENYDKYVLMSNEHRQEQIKNIKNNNTNGQEKDIINDEYYFNDEYVDKNKLEVLLSSFNENYVDINEIYKDNISPSLENYKDMYINNNNNSNNMDVIPLLIRRKRKYHNLSFDDKYSLQYLKNFNDHDKLIFFNNMISKYIYAISDKHFYERNKKTINFVHNFLYQYNVSLNDIKEYYNIILTQKKCLAPQKISYENEGHKSDNEFDDNDDDDNMFEICKDQNVDLNNDNYVDDVINRNIKRYNKKKIAKNKYLQINSCDLNNSSIYHTLQLDNNIKDNNFELIKSVSVKEVNVKDVHDNLGNNSVDFSRIHNYFKEELLNKNNIKNVFINGIKKNIIVDDQSKMDDKKKIKKKNYKWIDEIHLVYKKRPIIIIEKNQIITNSDNKSIIDNTRKPIINKNNVKSFLLHNKLLTTNNDDILQNDKNKQNVFHSTSLIYKMFNKSIKFLFVEINHIKKFTQNDWKCVIAVILNSKESIKYIFKYYPYQITTTLFYPFKNFLFIYNDDIIPHELLSQSNMEIIKLNRDHRNDDHLAVQKFWKKIEHFILQKRDSNFYIPKKNN, from the coding sequence atggagaaCAAGATTATGCTAAACATAAAAGTGCTGATGAAAAAGTTCCTCACAGAAGAGaaggaatatattaaatttatgaataaagaaaagaatgATATAATAGTATTTGAAAAAgagaatttatatatatatactaatgTATTATGTGGAATTGAAagtagaaaaaaagaaaaatataatgttggtgatatatatttatttttatgtttagcAAAAAGTAATTATACgttttcttatattaattCGATtggttataaatatattagtatattagaacgaaataaaataataaaaactatTGAAGAGAATCAAGAAGATAcagatgaaataaaaataaattgttatatatatgatcaagaaaaaaatattaatttgaataaatatataaatacacataacgattatttaataaatatagatcTTTTTGATAAATTAGATGACGTAGAAATGGAAAGTGACATATTATTTACacaaaagaattataataatgatatttatgataaattTAATCAGGACAAACAAAACaatgatgaatatatatctaatattaatgacaaaattatagaaaaaaaaaatattaatgagGATACACATAATTATACTGACGaaaatttaatttcttttgattataccaaaaaattatttgatataaataaaattaatgagTCCTTTATAATCCATAtgaaaaatgatgatatatttttttgtacctctctatataataaatataaaatgagaaaaagctcaaaaaaaaaaattaataaacttaaaaaacgtaaatataattttatacaaGACGATGTATGTTCTACTATATATGACGAAATGGTTTATTTTAACAACAATGAAATTAATACAATAATAGAGGggaataataatgtaaataataatttcgaTTTTATAAAAGTTGAACATAATATGGAACGTATAATgaataaaacaaattatgacttatataatgataatcaaaagaataatatggatgatcatacatataataatgatctttattattataatgataataatgtttCAGAtgaaaacgaaaaaaaattaaaaacgtACAATCTTGTAAAacattattatgaaaataatgtctttaaaaatattttttttcagaaTATGAATTTGTATTCattgataaaaaatatatatttaacaaatatatctaatgaagaatatatagataaaagcacacattttattattcaaaacttttataataattttatttattatattgaaaattatgataaatatgtACTAATGTCAAATGAACACAGGCAAGagcaaattaaaaatataaaaaataataatacgaaTGGACAAGAAAAGGatattataaatgatgaatattattttaatgatgaatatgttgataaaaataagttGGAAGTATTGTTATCTTCTTTCAATGAAAATTATGTAGacataaatgaaatatataaagacaATATATCACCATCATtggaaaattataaagatatgtacataaataataataataatagtaataatatggatgTGATTCCATTATTAATAcgtagaaaaagaaaatatcaTAACCTTTCATTTGATGATAAATATTCATtacaatatttaaaaaattttaatgatcatgataaattaattttttttaacaatatgatttctaaatatatatatgcaattagtgataaacatttttatgaACGGAATAAAAAAACCATTAattttgttcataattttttatatcaatataatgTATCATTgaatgatataaaagaatattacaatattatattaactCAAAAAAAGTGTCTAGCACCACAAAAGATCTCATATGAAAATGAAGGTCATAAAAGTGATAATGAatttgatgataatgatgatgatgataatatgttCGAAATATGTAAAGATCAAAATGTagatttaaataatgataattatgtaGATGATGTCATAAATAGGAATATTAAAaggtataataaaaaaaaaattgcaaaaaataaatatctaCAAATTAATAGTTGCGATTTAAATAATTCGTCTATATATCATACCCTCCaattagataataatattaaagataataattttgaattaataaaatctGTAAGTGTAAAAGAAGTAAATGTGAAAGATGTTCATGATAACTTAGGAAACAATTCAGTAGATTTTAGTAgaatacataattattttaaagaagagcttttaaataaaaataatataaaaaatgtatttataaatggtattaagaaaaatattattgttgATGATCAATCAAAAAtggatgataaaaaaaaaataaaaaaaaaaaattataaatggaTAGATGAAATACATttggtatataaaaaaagaccaattattataattgaaaagaatcaaataataacaaatagtgataataaaagtattatTGATAATACTAGAAAGccaataattaataaaaataatgttaagTCATTCCttttacataataaattattaactacgaataatgatgatatcttacaaaatgataaaaataaacaaaatgtaTTTCATTCTACATcccttatatataaaatgtttaataaaagtataaaatttttatttgttgaaattaatcatattaaaaaattcacACAAAACGATTGGAAATGCGTAATTGCtgttatattaaattcaAAAGAATctatcaaatatattttcaaatattATCCTTATCAAATCACTACAACATTATTTTATCCCTTTAAAaattttctatttatatataatgatgacaTAATACCACATGAATTATTATCACAAAGTAATATggaaataattaaattaaatcgTGATCATAGAAATGATGATCATTTGGCTGTGCAAAAATTCTGGAAGAAAATAGAGCACTTCATCCTACAAAAGAGGGAttcaaatttttatattccaaaaaaaaacaattag